A window of Ranitomeya variabilis isolate aRanVar5 chromosome 2, aRanVar5.hap1, whole genome shotgun sequence contains these coding sequences:
- the LOC143809818 gene encoding oligodendrocyte transcription factor 3-like, which translates to MNSDSSSMSSRASSPDIDDLYLRGHHHHLQDSRMNSVSSTQNDIMQQMSEELLSRHSSREGESSKYKIKKQLTEQDLQKLRLKINGRERKRMHDLNLAMDGLREVMPYAHGPSVRKLSKIATLLLARNYILMLSSSLEEMKRLVGEIYGGHHSAFHCGTVGHSATHPVHPPNAVHQMHPILGSALSSNNTSILSGPLPGIGSIRPAHSLLKTTPTPTIPLGNSFQHWAGLPCPCTICQMPPPPQLSTLSSSLNRIATEGKDLLK; encoded by the coding sequence ATGAATTCTGATTCCAGCTCAATGTCCAGCAGAGCCTCGTCTCCAGATATAGATGACCTGTATCTCAGaggccaccaccatcatctacaggACAGCAGAATGAACTCTGTTTCTTCAACCCAGAATGACATCATGCAGCAGATGTCAGAGGAACTTCTTTCCAGGCACAGTTCTAGAGAAGGGGAAAGCAGCAAATATAAAATTAAGAAGCAACTGACAGAACAAGATTTGCAGAAGCTAAGGCTGAAAATCAATGGCAGGGAGCGCAAAAGAATGCACGACCTGAACCTTGCTATGGACGGCCTGAGGGAAGTCATGCCCTACGCTCATGGACCGTCAGTGAGAAAACTTTCAAAAATTGCTACTCTTCTACTTGCAAGAAACTACATCTTGATGCTGTCAAGTTCGCTGGAGGAAATGAAGCGACTAGTGGGTGAGATCTATGGGGGCCATCACTCTGCCTTTCACTGTGGGACTGTGGGACATTCAGCCACTCATCCAGTTCACCCACCTAATGCCGTCCATCAGATGCATCCCATCCTGGGCAGTGCATTGTCTTCTAATAACACATCCATCCTTTCTGGACCATTACCAGGAATTGGCAGTATTAGGCCTGCACATTCACTGCTCAAAACTACGCCGACCCCTACGATCCCACTTGGCAACAGTTTCCAACACTGGGCAGGTCTCCCTTGTCCCTGTACTATCTGTCAGATGCCGCCACCACCTCAGCTGTCTACTCTGTCAAGCAGCCTGAACAGGATCGCTACGGAAGGCAAAGACTTGCTAAAGTAA